A region from the Cannabis sativa cultivar Pink pepper isolate KNU-18-1 chromosome 9, ASM2916894v1, whole genome shotgun sequence genome encodes:
- the LOC133030859 gene encoding zinc finger BED domain-containing protein RICESLEEPER 2-like gives MFHMRCSAHILNLIVSDGLKELNEAISSIRNAVRYVRSSPARLKRFKESCTDVNIESKALLCLDVVTRWNSTYMMLEAAIKFKKAFDNLEGDANYTRYFDEERMTGPPSNLDWEKAGIFVNFLKRFYDLTNRFSGSLYVTSNLFLPDILKVQVDLTTMASNPDTLLGTMAISMKRKYDKYWGRIEKLNMLTFIANILDPRYKLEVVNRGFRFVYNPSEADKMIKMVTNTLAQLYAFYKQQQTTQPSEAQQSQAPPSQSKSQVSQPSQPIISATTESFLLGQLQLSDDVEEDDLEYYLNDRREKLDPAFDILQWWKQNGFKYPIVARMAKEVLAVQMSTVASESAFSTGGRILDAFRSSLSPRMVEALICSKNWYTCEYEEPIVLRQYMDEIEGLETSEQVIPGDGSCITINENIENVSGSGSGTEKIN, from the exons GTGAGGTCATCTCCAGCTAGACTGAAAAGGTTTAAAGAAAGTTGTACAGATGTAAACATTGAATCAAAAGCCTTGTTATGCTTGGATGTAGTTACTAGATGGAACTCTACCTACATGATGTTAGAAGCGGCTATAAAATTCAAGAAGGCTTTTGACAATTTAGAAGGAGATGCGAATTACACAAGGTACTTTGATGAAGAAAGAATGACTGGCCCGCCAAGTAATCTAGACTGGGAAAAAGCAGGAATATTTGTCAACTTTTTGAAAAGATTCTATGATCTTACTAATCGATTTAGTGGATCATTATATGTCACATCCAATTTATTCCTTCCGGATATTTTGAAAGTTCAGGTTGATTTGACTACTATGGCTTCTAATCCTGATACTTTATTAGGAACTATGGCAATTAGTATGAAGCGAAAATACGATAAATATTGGGGAAGGATTGAAAAGCTGAATATGTTGACATTTATTGCCAATATCCTTGATCCGAGGTATAAATTAGAGGTTGTGAATCGAGGTTTCAGATTTGTGTACAATCCAAGTGAGGCTGACAAAATGATAAAGATGGTCACCAATACATTGGCACAGTTGTATGCATTTTATAAGCAACAACAAACAACTCAGCCATCCGAAGCTCAACAATCACAAGCTCCACCATCTCAATCTAAGTCTCAGGTATCTCAACCATCTCAGCCTATTATTAGTGCAACTACGGAATCATTTCTTCTTGGGCAGCTACAACTTAGTGATGACGTTGAAGAAGATGATCTCGAATACTACTTGAATGATCGTCGTGAGAAGCTTGATCCTGCATTTGATATTCTCCAATGGTGGAAACAAAATGGATTTAAATATCCAATTGTTGCTCGTATGGCAAAAGAAGTCTTGGCTGTTCAGATGTCTACAGTAGCATCTGAATCTGCTTTTTCTACAGGTGGAAGAATCCTAGATGCATTTAGGAGTTCTTTATCTCCGAGGATGGTGGAAGCTTTGATTTGTTCTAAGAACTGGTATACTTGTGAGTATGAGGAACCTATTGTACTTCGTCAATACATGGACGAAATTGAAGGTTTAGAGACAAGTGAACAAGTTATTCCAG GTGATGGATCATGTATTACTATTAATGAGAATATTGAAAATGTCTCTGGAAGTGGAAGTGGGACAGAGAAAATCAACTAA